The proteins below are encoded in one region of Podarcis raffonei isolate rPodRaf1 chromosome 8, rPodRaf1.pri, whole genome shotgun sequence:
- the FAM131C gene encoding protein FAM131C has product MGSCVTKDFLTSAHKDQAVVTPQLESPPVAPQESHGLSNAPEKEGSEKCFKPSGGLLSSGDTGSPSTYHVTALATSSLGGLVQSIKDHVTKPTAMARGRVAHLIEWKGWSAPRTGWEQALTEEEIYADLTDELKEAWFAAGVAEQFAIAEATLSAWSSLDEEELNYGGHSQEGPQLQDLRGLYLRPGTFLLTPQGTGSPSNLDSSLPAFSLSSCKSPLPTGWSTPMDSLAKALPQEAGQESPVGSLWLQRSSTSLRYVDSSSLSEDEVFYN; this is encoded by the exons ATGGGGTCGTGCGTGACCAAAG ATTTCCTCACAAGTGCCCACAAGGACCAGGCTGTTGTCACCCCTCAACTGGAAAGCCCCCCTGTTGCCCCACAAGAGAGCCATGGCCTTTCCAATGCCCCAGAGAAGGAGGGCAGCGAG AAATGCTTCAAGCCCTCTGGCGGGCTCCTCTCCAGTGGAGACACCGGCTCCCCCAGCACCTACCACGTGACGGCCCTGGCCACCTCTTCCCTGGGGG gccTCGTCCAGAGCATCAAAGACCACGTCACCAAGCCCACAGCCATGGCCCGTGGCCGCGTGGCCCACCTCATCGAGTGGAAGGGCTGGAGCGCTCCGAGGACGGGCTGGGAGCAGGCCCTGACGGAGGAGGAGATCTACGCCGACCTCACCGATGAGCTGAAGGAGGCCTGGTTTGCAGCAG GTGTGGCTGAGCAGTTTGCCATCGCCGAAGCCACGCTGAGCGCCTGGTCCTCCCTGGACGAAGAGGAGCTGAATTATGGAGGGCATTCGCAGGAAGGCCCCCAGCTCCAAG ACCTGAGAGGCCTCTATCTGCGGCCAGGGACCTTTCTCCTCACCCCGCAGGGCACAGGGAGCCCCTCCAACTTGGACAGCAGCCTCCCAGCCTTCTCCCTCTCCAGCTGcaagtcccccctccccaccggGTGGAGCACCCCGATGGACAGCCTGGCGAAGGCCTTGCCCCAGGAAGCGGGGCAGGAGAGCCCTGTGGGGTCCCTGTGGCTCCAGCGCAGTAGCACCTCCCTCCGATACGTTGATAGCAGCTCCCTCTCGGAGGATGAGGTGTTCTATAACTAG